One Burkholderia vietnamiensis LMG 10929 genomic window, CGCACGTAGAAGCAGTCCACGTTGCTCGGCTTGATGCCGCGCACGAGCTCGAGCAGCTTTTCCTTGCCGCGCGCCTCGAGTTCGGCCTCGATTTCGTATGACTTGTCGAAATGATCCTCGATCGCGCGCTTGCTGCGCCCCGTCACGAAGATCATCTCCGTGATACCTGCGTTGATCGCTTCCTCGACCGCGTACTGGATCAGCGGCTTGTCCACGACAGGCAGCATTTCCTTCGGGCTCGCCTTCGTTGCTGGGAGGAACCGCGTGCCGAGACCGGCAACGGGGAACACGGCCTTGGTGACTTTCAACATGTTCGCATCCTGATTGCGTTGAATGCGCCGCGTCGCCCAGCGACCCGGCGCGAATGTTTTGCGGGCGGTTTATCGGGAACCGGCGGCGCAGCCAATTCCAATCCGCATGTTTTCGATATGGACCGATTATCCGGCCATCCGGAAAACAGATAATTCATAATCCGGTCGATATTGCCGCATACGGCATCGCTACGGAAACAAATTACCGATTCTTCGGATACAAATAGTTACGATTCGAATTCCTCGATATACGGGACGCCGCCCCGTTCGACGCCGGGGCGAATCGGCTCGTTCTTCAGCGCCTCGCGGTAGGCCGACAGCACGGCCATGACCAGCAGTACCGCTGCGCTCGCGATCCAATGCATATCCATCTTGCCGCTCCTTTGCATCAATCATCCGGATCTTCAAACTATCAGAAAAAAATCCGCAAATAATTGCACCCCGTCCGAACCCGCTTTCACCCCGATATAAAACCACGATCCGAAATACGGTTATTCGCCGGCGGGATTTTTTTATTGATTCGCTCGAATTCTTGCGCATTACGATCGGACCATCCCCTTCATCCGTCGCAAGGATTCGAATCGCATGCAAGCATTCAGCGGATCGCCTTTGACTGCGCCGCCCGTCGCCGATCACAAGGAACACGTGATCGACGCGATGCGCGGGTTCGCGGCGCTGCTCGTCGCCTATTTTCATTGCCGGCAGGTCGTCTGGGTCGGCATGCAAGGCTTCCATCGCGCTTACGGCCACGCGCTCGACCCGAGCGTGATCGTCGGCTATCTGACGTTCCCGTTCGCGTGGGGGTCGGCCGGCGTGCCGATCTTCTTCGTGATCAGCGGCTACTGCATACACCGCAACGCGGCGCTCAAGCTCGCGGCCAACCCGGCCTACCGGCTCGATGCGCCGAACTTCTGGGCGCGCCGCTTCGCGCGCATCTATCCGGTGCTGCTCGCCGCGCTGCTGTTCACGCTCGCGATGGATGCGATCAGCCTGCAGATCGCGCCGGTCAGCCACAAGATCCGCGACATCGGGCTCAGCGCATTCGTCGTGAACCTGCTGTCGCTGCAGGGCGTCGCGGGCTACACGTACGGCTCGAACGGCGCGCTGTGGACGCTGTCGCTCGAGGTGCAGTTCTATGTGATTTATCCGCTGCTGTTCGCGCTGCGCCGGCGCGTCGGGATGCCGGCGATCCTGGCGGCCGTCGCGCTGGTGAACGTCGCGTCGGCGTGGCTGCTCGAGCGGCACGATCTGCAGTTCTTCACGTCGTACTGGCTGTCGTGGACGGTCGGCGCGTGGATCGCCGACGTGCGCGCCCAGCCCGCGCGCGGCGCGACCGCCGTGCCGTCGCGTTGGTGGTACGGCGCGGCCGCGCTGTTGCTCGCCGCCGGTTGCGGCGCGTTCCACTTCGGCCAGTACGGCGCGTTCCAGCTGTGGGCGGCCGGCTTCGCGTGCTTCCTGTACCGCGCGCTCGCGTGCCCGCCGCGCCCGACGCCGCTGCTGCGGCTGCTCGGCTGGTTCGGCGACTTCAGCTATTCGCTGTATCTGGTCCACCTGCCGCTGTTCGTGTGCCTCGGCTCGGTGCTGTTCCACTCGGAATTGCAGCTGTCGATCTGGCCGTCGTTCGGCTTCATGGCCGCCGCGATTCCGGTCGCGTATCTGTTCTACCGGCTGTTCGAACGCCCGGCGATGACGTGGTCGGCGAGCCTCAAGCCCGCGCGTACGGCGCGCGCCGTCGCGCCGACGCCCGAACAGGCTGCCTGAACGCGGCACTCCCGCTCGGCCCGACTTCGGCCGGGCGGCGCCGTTTCAGCGGCAGCGCGGCGATCCGCCCGCCAAGGTGCGTCGCGATGGGGCGGACAGTTGGCGCTTGCAGCGTCGGCGAAGCGCTGGGCTTGGATGGCATGCTGTCCTGCGTACGCTTGGATAGCATGCACACGCCGGCGCGCAAGCTCCACGCACGTGCATGCAGGCGCCACGCGGAACCGCCGCGACGCCGGCCGGACCGCTGCACGGCAGTTGCCGGGGTTGCCGGGGTTGCCGGGGTTGCCGGGGTTGCCGGGGTTGCCGGGGTTGCCGGGGTTGCCGGGGTTGCCGGGGTTGCCGCTGTTGCCGCAGTTGCCCCAGAGGCGGACCGAGCCGGCTCTGCATCAGCGCCGCCTTCCGGCTGCGTCTCGTGCTACCCCGCAAACGACCACTCGCTCCCGCCCACAGCCACGCGTCGGCTGCCCCGACGCGGCACATAGAAACCAAAGCGGAACCAGAAGCAAAACCGCACCCGCCGAGAGAGCACCGATCGACGAGCCGGCGTTGCGCATCTTCGACTACGACGACGATGACGCCCCGCGCGCCGCATCTTGCGCGCCAAACAACAAGAGGCCCTCATGCAGCACACCACTGCATGAGGGCCCCTCCTCGCCGCCTCGTGCCGACAAGAATCGACACGCCTCGACGCCTCGCGCCTAGCGCTTCTTCGCCTTCGCGGCCTTCGCCGTATCGGCGAGGATCTTCTCGACCCGCTCGACATAGGTTTCGGTGCCGAACCGCCGCACCGCGGTCGCCCGCCCGCTCGCGACCAGCCGCTCGCGCAGCGCGCCGTCGTGCTTGAGCCTGCCGAGCGCATCGGCCAGCGCGGCCGCGTTGCCGGGCTCGCACAGCAGCCCGTTCTCGCCGTCCTCGATGATCTCGACGACGCCGCCCGCCCGCGCCGCGACCACCGGCCGCCGCGCCAGCATCCCCTCGACGATCACGCGCCCGAACGGCTCCGGCGTGATCGACGTGTGCGCGACCATGTCGACCGCCTTCATGCATGCGGCCACGTCGCGCTGGAAGCCGAGGAAGTGCACGCGATCGCCCATCCGGTGCCGCGCGACCGTCTCGTGCAGCTGCGCCGCGTACTCGTCCTCGCCGAACAGCGGCGCGCCGACCAGCACGACGTGCATGTCGGGATGGCGCGTCGCGGCTTCCAGCAGCAGATGCTGCCCCTTCCAGTGCGCGAGCCGGCTGAACGAGCCCACCAGCCACGCGTGCTCCGGCAGCCCGAAGCGCGCGCGCAGCGCGGCCTGGCTGACGTTCTCCAGCGCGTCGAACGGTTCGGCCGAGATGCCGTTGAACACCACGTCGACGTGCTGCGGCGTGAAGCCGGTCAACGCACGGAACGCCTGCGCGGACGCGTCCGAGTTCGCGATCACGCGCGTGATGCCGAACCGCGCGCAATACTTGATGGCCTTCAGCTGCTTGCCGCCGAAATGGTCGCCGCTGACGATATCGCGCAGATGCCAGACCACCGGCTTGCGCGCGAGCCGCCCGGCCAGCGCCGCGACCACCATCGCGCGCTGCGTGTTCGCGTAGATCACTTCCGCACGGCGCGCGCGCCGCGCCACGTTGCGCACGAGCGCGACGAGCTGCTTCAACGCGCCGGCCGACACGCCGCCCTGCTTGCGCACGCCGGCGAGCGCGCCCTGGTCGAGCACGTCGACGCGCGCGCCGATCTCGTCGAGCGCCGCGCGAAACGGGCCGTCGTCGAACAGCAGCACGTCGGCGTTCGCGCGCATGTGCTTCATGATCTCCAGCAGCGACAGCTCCGCGCCGCCGAGCACGCCGCTCTGGTCCAGCACGAGCGTCGCCGGGCCGCGCGCGACCGGCAGCGGCGCGACGGCCGTGCTGCGCTGCGCGGTCGAGCCCGGCAGCGCCGCCTCGACGTAGTCGAGAAAGCGCTGCCTGAACGTGTCGGCGGAGAAGCGCTCGGCGTTCGCGCGGCACGCACGCGGCGCGAAGCGCTGCGGCGCCCGCTCGAACTCGTCGACCGCCGCGACGATCGCATGCGGCGTCTGTTCGTCGAAGAACAACCCGGTCGGATGCGCGTGCGAGGTCGGCTCGAGCACCGTTTCGAGCGCGCCGCCCTTGCCGTACGCGATGACCGGCGTGCCGCACGCCTGCGCCTCGACCACCGAGATTCCGAAATCCTCCTCGGCCGCGAACACGAACGCCTTCGCGCGCCGCATCCGGTCATGCAGCACCGCGAACGGCTGGTAACCCATGATCTCGACGTTCGGGCCGGCCTTCGCGCGGATCTTCTGCATCTCGGGGCCGTCGCCGATCACGACGAGCTTGCGCTCCGGCGTGCGCGAAAACGCTTCGACGATCAGGTCGATCTTCTTGTACGGCACCATCCGCGACGCGGTCAGGTAGAAGTCGTCCTTCACGTCGTTCAGCGAGAAGCCGTCGACGTCCACCGGCGGAAAGATCACCGCCGCGTCGCGGTGGTACACCTTGCGGATGCGCCGCGCGATGAACGCGGAGTTCGCGATGAAGCCGTCCACCGCGTTCGCGGTGCGCGTGTCCCAGTTGCGGATGTAATGCAGGATCATCCGCGCGAGCAGCGACTTCGGCCCGTGCGTGAGATTCGATTGCTCCAGATACTGATGCTGCAAGTCCCACGCATAGCGGATCGGCGAATGCACGTAGCTGATGTGCAGCTGGTCCGGGCCGGTCAGCACGCCCTTCGCGACCGCATGGCTGCTGGAGATCACGAGGTCGTAGTCGGACACGTCGAGCTGCTCGATCGCGAGCGGCATCAGCGGCAGGTAGCTGCGGTACTTGGTGCGCGCGAACGGCAGCTTCTGGATGAACGAAGTCGTCACGGGCTTGCCGCGCACGAACGCGCGGTCGTCGAGGAAATCGACGAGGCTGAACAGGTCCGCGTCGGGAAAGCACGCGATGATCTGTTCGAGCACGCGCTCGGCGCCGGCATACGTGACGAGCCAGTCGTGGACGATCGCGACGCGCAGCGGACGCGACGCATCGCGTGCGCTCGCGCGAGCGGGCGCTTCGGTGCGGCGCAGTACGGCATCGCCGGCCGCGGCCGCGTCGGCCGTGGCGAAGTTCAAGGCGTGTTCCGCCAGATCGCGATTCATACGGTTTTCCTCGCATTGAGACGGACGAACAGGTCGCGCACGAGCGCGCGCAGCCCAGGAGTCATCGTGAGCGACCACGCCAGGTTCAGCACGAGCACGACGGCGCACAGGCCGATCGACTCGCCGAGCCCCGACCATGTTTGCGCGAGCAGCAGGCTCGCGA contains:
- a CDS encoding acyltransferase family protein is translated as MQAFSGSPLTAPPVADHKEHVIDAMRGFAALLVAYFHCRQVVWVGMQGFHRAYGHALDPSVIVGYLTFPFAWGSAGVPIFFVISGYCIHRNAALKLAANPAYRLDAPNFWARRFARIYPVLLAALLFTLAMDAISLQIAPVSHKIRDIGLSAFVVNLLSLQGVAGYTYGSNGALWTLSLEVQFYVIYPLLFALRRRVGMPAILAAVALVNVASAWLLERHDLQFFTSYWLSWTVGAWIADVRAQPARGATAVPSRWWYGAAALLLAAGCGAFHFGQYGAFQLWAAGFACFLYRALACPPRPTPLLRLLGWFGDFSYSLYLVHLPLFVCLGSVLFHSELQLSIWPSFGFMAAAIPVAYLFYRLFERPAMTWSASLKPARTARAVAPTPEQAA
- a CDS encoding glycosyltransferase family 4 protein translates to MNRDLAEHALNFATADAAAAGDAVLRRTEAPARASARDASRPLRVAIVHDWLVTYAGAERVLEQIIACFPDADLFSLVDFLDDRAFVRGKPVTTSFIQKLPFARTKYRSYLPLMPLAIEQLDVSDYDLVISSSHAVAKGVLTGPDQLHISYVHSPIRYAWDLQHQYLEQSNLTHGPKSLLARMILHYIRNWDTRTANAVDGFIANSAFIARRIRKVYHRDAAVIFPPVDVDGFSLNDVKDDFYLTASRMVPYKKIDLIVEAFSRTPERKLVVIGDGPEMQKIRAKAGPNVEIMGYQPFAVLHDRMRRAKAFVFAAEEDFGISVVEAQACGTPVIAYGKGGALETVLEPTSHAHPTGLFFDEQTPHAIVAAVDEFERAPQRFAPRACRANAERFSADTFRQRFLDYVEAALPGSTAQRSTAVAPLPVARGPATLVLDQSGVLGGAELSLLEIMKHMRANADVLLFDDGPFRAALDEIGARVDVLDQGALAGVRKQGGVSAGALKQLVALVRNVARRARRAEVIYANTQRAMVVAALAGRLARKPVVWHLRDIVSGDHFGGKQLKAIKYCARFGITRVIANSDASAQAFRALTGFTPQHVDVVFNGISAEPFDALENVSQAALRARFGLPEHAWLVGSFSRLAHWKGQHLLLEAATRHPDMHVVLVGAPLFGEDEYAAQLHETVARHRMGDRVHFLGFQRDVAACMKAVDMVAHTSITPEPFGRVIVEGMLARRPVVAARAGGVVEIIEDGENGLLCEPGNAAALADALGRLKHDGALRERLVASGRATAVRRFGTETYVERVEKILADTAKAAKAKKR